The DNA region GCGCGTTTCGCGTGCGCCCGTTCCGTGTCCACCACCGGATCCGCGCCTGGGGGTCGCCCGATGTCCGTGCCACGCCGCCGTCGCCGCCTGCCCGACGAAGTGCGCTCCGCCACGGTCCGGGCGGTGCTCTGCCTGGCCTTCACGCTGGTGGGCGTGGTGGTCGCGACCCTGGCCTCGTACGCGGGCAGTTGGCTGATGACGCCCGCGCTGATGGCGATGGGGCTCGGGGTGTTCGGCACGATGTGGTGCCTGCTGGAGATCCTGATCTCCCGCCAGGTCGCCGCCCAGCGGATGCGCGGGTCCGACTCCGCCCACCCGATGGCGGGCGGCCGGACCGCCCCCGAGCCGCTGGCCGCCCGGCCGCTCCCCCGGCCCGGCGGTGCACCGCACCGTCCGTACCAGCCGGGGCAGCCAGGGCAGCCCGGCCGGCCGCCGTACGCGCCGGCCGGCCGGCCGCCGGGGCGCTAGGGAACCACCCGGTAGTGGGTGGTGAGCCGGCCGGTGTCGTCCAGGACGTGGAAGGCGAGCATCGGCGGGTGGTCGAAGGAGATGCCCTTCCCGCCCTCGCAGGGCAGCGTGGTGGTGGAGACCACCCCGGGCGCGACCAGCAGCGGCAGGCCGGCGAAGGTGGTCGCGGCGGGGGTGTGGGAGTGGCCGCAGAGCAGCGCGGCCACCCGGGGGTGGCGGCGCAGCACCTGTGCCAGCCGTGCCTCGCCGAACTGGCGGATCCCGTCGACGTACGGGACGTGCAGCTCGACGGGCGGGTGGTGGAAGGCCACCAGGGCGGGCAACTCCTGGCGGCCCGAGGCGAGTTGGCTGTCCAGCCAGTCCAGGGTCCGGTCGTCCAGCAGGCCGTCGTGCTGCCCGGGTATCGAGGAGTCGAGCATCAGCACGTCGGCGCCGGGCAGTTGGTGCAGCCGGTTGACCGGGCCCGTCGTGGGCTCCTCGCCGAGCAGCACCTGACGGTACGGCGCCCGGCGGTCGTGGTTGCCGGGGCAGGTGAGGACCGGGTGCCGCGAGGTCAGCACCTTGGCGACCTGCCGGTACTCCTCGGGCAGGCCGTGGTCGGCGAGGTCGCCGGTGACCAGCACCGCGTCCAGCGGGCCGGGCAGGGCGTCGAGGTACGCCATCACCTGCCGGGCCCGCCGCCGGGCTCGCTTGCCCGCGTCCCGGCGGTGGACCTGACCGAGGTGGATGTCACTGAGGTGCGCGATCGTCAGCATGATGATCACGCTAACGACTTCACGGCTGGGCGGGAACCTCCGCGGGGCGCTTGAACATCCGGGTGGCGGTGATCTCGCCGTGGATGGTCGGGCCGTCCGGGTCCTGCGGGGTGGGCAGGCCCGGGCGCAGGTGCTCCTCCACCGAGATGTACTTGAGGCCGGCCCGCAGGTCGGCGTCGTTGCGCAGCCGGATCACCAGTGGGAACTCGGCGAGCGCGGTGGTGTCGAACAGGCCGGTGGTGTAGATGAGTTGGACGCCGAGCGCGTCCGCCACCGCGCGCTGGAGCTCCAGCAGGTAGGTGGCGTTGGCGCGGCCGATCGGGTTGTCGAGGAACAGCGTGCCGGCGTGCCGCAGTTGGGACTGGCCGCGGTCGTTGGCGCGCAGCGCGGCCATCGTGCAGTAGAGCGCGATGGCGGCGGTGAGCAGCTGGCCGCCGGAGAAGACGTCGGACATCTGGCCGACGCCGACCCGTTCGGCGCGCAGCACCGCGTCCGGCTTGAGGATCTCGACGCTGACGCCCTTGGGGCCGATCGCGGCGGCGACGCCGCGCAGCAGCAGCGACATGCCGTCGCGGCGCAGGTCGCTGTTCTTCTTGACGGCGGCACGGGTGGCCTCGTCGATGACCTCGCCGAGGCGCTCGACCAGGGTGGCGTGGTCCGGGTCCTCGAAGCGGATCCGCAGGAACTCCTGGCCGGACCACTCCCCCAGGCCCTCGGGCAGCCGGGACAGCCGCTGGGCGGCGCGCAGGGTGGTGAGCGAGGACTCGACCAGGCCGCGCAGCCGGTCGACGATCGAGCCGCGGTTCTTCTCCAGCTGGGCGAGTTCGTCGGTGAGCACTCGCAGCCGGGGCGCGAAGGCAGCGGCCCAGGCGGCGGCGTGCTCGGGCAGCGCGGAGGCGGGCAGTTCGCGGATCTGCTGGCGGGCAGGGGTGCGGACGGCCTCGTAGCGGGCGGCGTTGGCGTGCCGGACCAGCGCGTCGGAGGCGTCCCGGACGGCGAGTTCGGCCGAGGACAGCTCACCGGCGGCCGTCCGCAGGCCGCGGCGGGCGTCGGTGGAGGCGTTGCGGGCCTCGGGCAGCGAGCCGAGGTAGGGCTCGACCGGCTGGCCGTCGTCCTCCTGCTGCTCGCGCAGGCCGTCGCGCAGCTGGCCGGCCAGCTCGTCGAAGTCGGCGGCGGCGGACTGGGCGGTGTCGAAGGTGCGCTGGAGGTCGGCGTGCGCGGTGCGGGCGGCGTCCACGGCCTCCCGGCACTCGGCGAGCCGGCTGGTGGCGGTGCGCAGCAGGGTCTGGGCGTGCTCGGGGTCGGTGGGGACGAGCTCCTCGGGCAGCTCGGTGTGCGCCTCGCCGTCGGCGGGGGCCGAGCGCTCGGCCTCGCCGCGCAGGCGGCCGAGCTGCTCGCTGGCGGTGGCGGAGCGGGCCTCGATGGTGGCGACCAGTTCCTCGGCGCGGGCGGCGGCGGCCTGGCGGGCCGGGCCGTCGGCGCCGTCGGGGCTGCCGAGGAGTTCCTCGGCGCGGGTGCGGACCTTGTTGGTGAGGCGGTCGAGTTCCGCCGCGGCGGCGGCCTCGTCGCCCTCGGCGCGGGCCTGTTCGGCGCGCAGGTCGGCGCCGACGCCGACCTTCTCGTACAGCTGGGAGGCGGCCCGGTAGGCCTCGCGCAGCGCGGGCAGCGCGGCGGGGGCGGTCTGCTCGGCGGGCTCGTCGGCCTGTTCGGCGGCGGGGATCTCGGCGCGTTCGGCGCGCAGGGCGCGCACCGTGCGGCGGGCGTCGTCGGCGGCGCGCTGGGCGGCGCGGCGGTCCTCGTCGCAGGTGCGGGCGCGTTCGGCGCAGACGGCCTGGCGGCGGTCGCACTCGGC from Kitasatospora cathayae includes:
- a CDS encoding metallophosphoesterase, with amino-acid sequence MLTIAHLSDIHLGQVHRRDAGKRARRRARQVMAYLDALPGPLDAVLVTGDLADHGLPEEYRQVAKVLTSRHPVLTCPGNHDRRAPYRQVLLGEEPTTGPVNRLHQLPGADVLMLDSSIPGQHDGLLDDRTLDWLDSQLASGRQELPALVAFHHPPVELHVPYVDGIRQFGEARLAQVLRRHPRVAALLCGHSHTPAATTFAGLPLLVAPGVVSTTTLPCEGGKGISFDHPPMLAFHVLDDTGRLTTHYRVVP